In the Phaseolus vulgaris cultivar G19833 chromosome 7, P. vulgaris v2.0, whole genome shotgun sequence genome, one interval contains:
- the LOC137828359 gene encoding F-box protein SKIP22-like has translation MKLRLRSLESKETLKIEVPNSCSLQQLIDTVSHTISSSSSSLHLSLNRKDEIRASSPNDSLHSLGVAAGDLIFYSLNPTAFSLETLPHKPETASRDRPTVQNSPEMLTGDSPSTPAVEKCPTLDPAEVETIEMVDGSDEAVAVSTNSEPFFVKSVLKEALGNNVSDFKLLVFTVHGVVLESGFVRIDKDSGMAVSCFHLLDDSPSASSSMISLRYALPEILVNGASHSVNLRFQTLGHFVNVCGSLSDDTGSRLHYVCLDRRKYVRPLELMLANSESKGSVNDGEEIIFGNEVFEMWKLVKDRLALPLLIDLCEKAGLELPPCFMRLPMEIKLLILERLPGVDLAKVACTCSELRYLSTSNELWKKKYLEEFGQGETRGWLFKDLFAVSWETKKRSQGVPFRRHGISRHFILPPNPFRMPPAPIWGGEYGVQPVYGVAFPRYQPSRIIIPPCNLRDFNP, from the coding sequence ATGAAACTGAGACTCAGATCCTTGGAATCCAAAGAAACCCTCAAAATCGAAGTCCCCAATTCATGTTCTCTGCAGCAACTCATCGACACCGTTTCTCACaccatttcttcttcttcctcttctctgCACCTTTCCCTCAACAGAAAGGACGAAATTCGCGCCTCTTCGCCAAACGACTCTCTCCACTCCCTTGGCGTGGCCGCCGGCGACCTCATATTCTACTCTCTCAACCCCACCGCCTTCTCCCTCGAAACCCTCCCCCACAAGCCAGAAACCGCTTCCCGCGACCGACCCACCGTCCAAAACTCGCCGGAAATGCTCACCGGCGATTCCCCCTCGACCCCCGCCGTTGAAAAGTGTCCGACTTTGGACCCTGCGGAGGTGGAAACCATCGAAATGGTTGATGGATCTGATGAGGCGGTGGCGGTGAGTACCAATTCAGAACCTTTCTTTGTGAAAAGTGTTCTAAAAGAAGCCCTCGGAAACAACGTTAGTGATTTCAAGTTGTTAGTGTTTACGGTCCACGGTGTGGTTCTTGAATCTGGGTTTGTTAGAATCGACAAGGATTCGGGTATGGCGGTTAGTTGTTTTCACCTTCTTGATGATTCTCCTTCGGCGTCTTCTTCAATGATATCGTTGAGGTATGCCCTGCCTGAAATTCTGGTTAATGGTGCTTCTCATAGTGTGAATTTGAGATTTCAGACATTGGGGCATTTTGTGAATGTTTGTGGGTCGTTGTCTGATGATACTGGCTCGAGGTTGCATTATGTTTGTTTGGATAGACGTAAATATGTTAGGCCATTAGAGTTGATGCTGGCAAATTCTGAATCTAAAGGCAGTGTTAATGATGGGGAAGAAATTATCTTTGGGAACGAAGTTTTTGAAATGTGGAAGTTGGTGAAAGATAGGCTTGCATTGCCACTGTTGATTGATCTTTGTGAAAAGGCTGGATTGGAGCTTCCACCTTGTTTCATGCGGTTACCGATGGAGATTAAGCTCTTGATTTTGGAGCGTCTTCCTGGTGTTGATTTGGCCAAAGTAGCTTGCACCTGTTCAGAGTTGCGATACTTGTCCACTAGCAATGAGTTGTGGAAGAAGAAGTATTTGGAGGAGTTTGGACAAGGAGAGACTAGAGGGTGGCTTTTCAAGGATTTGTTTGCTGTGTCCTGGGAAACAAAAAAGAGGTCCCAAGGGGTTCCTTTTCGACGACATGGGATTTCAAGACACTTTATTCTCCCACCGAACCCCTTTAGAATGCCTCCTGCTCCAATTTGGGGTGGAGA